The proteins below come from a single Bacteroidales bacterium WCE2004 genomic window:
- a CDS encoding 23S rRNA pseudouridine1911/1915/1917 synthase, with translation MMTQEPQEMFEHFRLEVDPGQAPVRIDKYMSTHLEDTSRNRIQQAFKEGYVRVGESPVKANYIVRPGDVIRFVMPYRRRGLEIIPQDIPLNIVFEDDDVLVVNKPAGMVVHPGHGHYEGTLINALSHHLGISQDADALDERMGILVHRIDKDTSGLLAVAKNEESQLKLARQFFDHSIDRRYNAIVWGDMPQDEGTVESFIGRDPADRLRFRSVEDEERGKRAVTHWKVLERFGFVTLVECKLETGRTHQIRVHMSQLGHPIFNDERYGGAEIRKGTIYAKYRQFIQNCFAICPRQALHARTLGFVHPRTGEWLQFGSELPEDMAALLDKWRKYSGQMPEE, from the coding sequence ATGATGACGCAGGAGCCGCAGGAGATGTTCGAGCACTTCCGTCTGGAAGTGGATCCGGGGCAGGCGCCCGTCCGGATCGACAAGTATATGTCCACCCACCTCGAGGACACGTCCCGCAACCGCATCCAGCAGGCCTTCAAGGAAGGCTACGTGCGGGTGGGGGAGAGTCCCGTCAAGGCCAACTATATCGTCCGTCCGGGCGACGTGATCCGCTTCGTGATGCCCTACCGGCGCCGCGGGCTGGAGATCATCCCGCAGGACATCCCCCTCAATATCGTCTTTGAAGATGATGACGTGCTGGTGGTCAACAAGCCCGCCGGCATGGTGGTCCATCCCGGCCACGGCCACTACGAGGGCACGCTCATCAACGCCCTCTCGCACCACCTGGGCATCAGCCAGGACGCGGATGCGCTGGACGAGCGGATGGGCATCCTGGTACACCGCATCGACAAGGACACCAGCGGCCTGCTGGCCGTGGCCAAGAACGAAGAGTCCCAGCTCAAGCTGGCCAGACAGTTCTTCGATCACAGCATCGACCGCCGCTACAACGCCATCGTGTGGGGCGATATGCCCCAGGACGAGGGCACGGTGGAGAGCTTCATCGGCCGCGATCCCGCCGACCGCCTGCGCTTCCGTTCCGTCGAGGACGAAGAGCGCGGCAAGCGCGCCGTCACGCACTGGAAGGTGCTGGAGCGCTTCGGTTTCGTGACCCTGGTCGAGTGCAAGCTGGAGACGGGACGCACGCACCAGATCCGCGTCCACATGTCCCAGCTGGGCCATCCCATCTTCAACGACGAACGCTACGGAGGCGCGGAGATCCGCAAGGGGACCATCTACGCCAAGTACCGTCAGTTTATCCAGAACTGCTTCGCGATCTGCCCCCGGCAGGCGCTGCACGCCCGGACGCTGGGCTTCGTGCATCCGCGCACGGGAGAATGGCTGCAGTTCGGCTCCGAGCTCCCGGAGGACATGGCCGCCCTCCTGGACAAGTGGCGCAAATATAGCGGCCAGATGCCCGAAGAATGA
- a CDS encoding Threonine/homoserine/homoserine lactone efflux protein, translated as MEILRALLVGVIAAVPFGPILVMVVQRTLCHGRKTGLMVGLGAAMGDMVYAGVGLLTLELIKRFVLDHEGIFLLVGGAIIGLIGVGMCFREVSLSLPADKRQVSGKSCTLQAFTSTLSNPAALATMLALLTGFHLGGGMSRTPIWILIPMVGLGEFLYWTLVTWLLARFLRINEKTLRIVSRVAGGLVCIFAVVLIVRGLIMILGN; from the coding sequence ATGGAGATTTTGAGAGCATTGCTGGTCGGCGTGATCGCCGCCGTGCCTTTCGGCCCCATCCTGGTGATGGTGGTCCAGCGGACCCTGTGCCACGGGCGCAAGACCGGCCTGATGGTCGGCCTGGGCGCCGCGATGGGGGACATGGTCTATGCCGGCGTCGGCCTGCTGACCCTCGAGCTGATCAAGCGGTTCGTCCTCGACCACGAAGGGATTTTCCTGCTGGTCGGCGGTGCCATCATCGGCCTGATCGGCGTCGGGATGTGCTTCCGCGAAGTCTCCCTGTCGCTGCCCGCCGACAAGCGGCAGGTGTCCGGCAAATCCTGCACCCTGCAGGCCTTCACCAGCACCCTGTCCAATCCGGCGGCGCTGGCCACGATGCTGGCCCTGCTCACGGGCTTCCACCTGGGCGGCGGAATGTCCCGGACGCCGATCTGGATCCTGATCCCGATGGTCGGCCTGGGCGAATTCCTGTACTGGACCCTGGTCACCTGGCTGCTTGCCCGTTTCCTGCGGATCAACGAGAAGACGCTCCGCATCGTAAGCCGGGTCGCGGGCGGCCTGGTGTGCATTTTTGCCGTCGTACTGATCGTACGCGGCCTGATCATGATTTTAGGAAACTGA
- a CDS encoding PASTA domain, binds beta-lactams has product MDIKTILNNWIVKNILLAIVFVAGLVLLVSVLLSLGTQHNRQIAVPDFTNLTWSEARKAASDAGVRIVLADSVYVKRLKPGVVYLQTPAAGAQVKRGRRIRLTTNTTVPKEVMMPSLVGFSLRQAKGELARAGLTLGRLIYTRDIATNNVLRQQRGGVDIKPGTRLASGTTINLVLGLNPNDNMTYAPKLIGKQYLPAVDQALESSLNVGRLHFDATVKTYADSVSAFVYQQRPAASEKVRMGSEITMSLTTDPAKLPAPGK; this is encoded by the coding sequence ATGGATATCAAAACGATTCTCAACAACTGGATTGTCAAGAACATCCTGCTCGCCATCGTTTTCGTGGCGGGCCTGGTGCTGCTCGTGAGTGTCCTGCTCAGCCTGGGCACGCAGCACAACAGACAGATCGCCGTGCCTGATTTCACCAACCTGACCTGGAGCGAGGCCCGCAAGGCCGCTTCGGACGCGGGGGTGCGGATCGTCCTGGCCGACTCCGTCTATGTCAAGCGCCTCAAGCCGGGCGTCGTCTATCTGCAGACGCCCGCCGCCGGCGCGCAGGTCAAGCGCGGCCGCCGGATCCGCCTGACCACCAACACCACGGTCCCCAAGGAGGTCATGATGCCCTCGCTGGTCGGCTTCTCGCTGCGCCAGGCCAAGGGCGAGCTCGCCCGGGCGGGCCTGACGCTGGGCCGCCTGATCTACACGCGCGACATCGCCACCAACAACGTGCTGCGCCAGCAGCGCGGCGGCGTGGACATCAAGCCGGGCACGCGCCTGGCCAGCGGCACCACCATCAACCTGGTGCTGGGCCTCAACCCCAACGACAACATGACCTACGCCCCGAAACTCATCGGCAAGCAGTACCTCCCGGCCGTCGACCAGGCGCTCGAGAGCTCGCTCAACGTCGGCCGGCTGCATTTCGACGCGACGGTCAAGACCTACGCCGATTCCGTGAGCGCCTTCGTGTATCAGCAGCGCCCCGCCGCCTCCGAGAAGGTGCGCATGGGCTCCGAGATCACGATGTCCCTGACCACCGATCCCGCCAAGCTTCCCGCCCCCGGCAAATGA